The genomic DNA CAATGGCGGACATTTTTCAAGCTCGAAACTTAGAAGAAGCATAAGATCGTCCCCATGAAACCGGTCAAAGGTTGGGGCTGCTCTCATTGCCCCTTAGCTGATTTCGAAATCATACGTAAACTCCTCGATTGATGTATGAAATGAGCGATCGATGTTATCCGACATGTTGCTCCGTCATGGTTGCCATCTAATCGCAGTATTATCCAGTGCCCCAACTTGCGCAGAAGGACAATCGTCGAAAATTCAGCAGTTGCTCACTACCTGCCATACAGACCAGTGCAGCGATATCGATATAGGCATTCGGATGCTGGGGCTAAGCCGGCGCCTCCATATATGAAGGTCCGTCTGTCGGTTTTCTTCCCTGTCATGTGGTGGCACGCCATATGATGGGTAGCAAATAGCGAATGTGGCGGATAGTGCAACAAACTATATTCTACGCTACGTAATTTAAGGCATCAGCCAAAACAAATTCAGAGTCGTCAGTCCGTCTTAGTACTAAgacggagatgagagaataATGCTTCTTGTTATGCGTAGGGTGTAACTTATATGGTATGTCGGTCTTCTTATTATGGCACTTCTTCCCATTTGGCAGTTATGTCTCTGCCTCTGGCCTATTGATTCTTCAGCTTTAATAGATGCTTAATCTACCATTATCGAAAGTCGTGACAATACGCCGCTCGCACTATCATTTGCCATATGCTGATTGACCGACATAATGATGTAAATGTACGTACCAGTACTAATAATAATACAGATGGGCAAGTGTTGATTTGTAAAAGTTCCGGTGCACAAATGCATCAGATGTCGGATGCAGTATGGTCCTAGATTGCTGCCGGTCTAGCACCATTATGTTATTAGTGGAAGGTCAATAATGATTTTCAGAAATTTGtagtatatatatatatcatcgttgttggtggtggtgagtGCCGAACGATTCAAGGTGTCGTCGACCATTACCAGAGGCCTTCACGCAGAAGACTGCGAACTTCAGATGAGTTTGTAGAACCATCGAATCGTTAATATatgtcctcctctctcctcccaccTCCGGGCCTTCCACCATTACTATGCTTGGTTAGTGCGTGGTGTCGCCAGtaggaagggaaaaaaaaagacaaaaggGACGTGAAGTAGTGGTATCACGTGACCAGCCGTTATTCTTTGTGACGTTATGTTTCGAGATGCGCACAGGCGTTGAATGAAATCGCGCTATGAGCTTTGGCAGCAGCACTGTCCCTATCCGTGTGTGTGCGTGCGACGAAACTATATCTCTCAACCACCGCTTCTTTCTTGCTGCTTTACAGTCCCTATTGAGCCCGGCCCCTGCCTCCCTGCTGCCACCGCACCCTCCTGGCCTCCACCTGCTAAGCCACTTAGTCCTCCACCGCCAGGACCGCCGTCAATAAATCCCGGACCAGTGTTCCACAAAGGCACTTCGCCGCTTGCCACCTTTACTACCAGAGCGTGCATCCTAGAGCCTAGTGTACGTTCCCGCTTGCTCATCTCGTGAGTCCAGCTCGGCAGTTCAACGGCTGCTTCATGCCCGAGTCCTTCCAACCCTACTCATTTACCACACTTTCGTCGCGTCCTTTCTTCCGCCGGCGAACGCTGCCGCTTGGGAAGCTGTATCCTTGTCCGCCACACATGTGTACTTGCTCACTGCGTTTCCTTCTAGGTCTTATTCTATTACACTCATAATCGTATCTCGTTCAGTATCATCTCTTTTCTAGATCGTCTTGATTTTGCTTGGCGGACTTGGTAACAAAGCATAATGGCTACTACTAGAAACATCAAGTGTGAGTCCATGCGTATAATAAAGCGCTATTCTGTGCTCACTACTTGTCATTGTCCTTCCTTTCATCTTGACACTTCAATTCGCCATATATGCCGCCCATAAATCTGACTGCCCATTTTATTGCATGACGCTTGTGATACATCAGGTGTTGTCGTTGGCGACGGTGCCGTTGGAAAGGTGCGCGTTGCCGATTGTTCTCATGTCTAGATCTCATTTTGCTAATGTTCTGGCCATAGACATGTCTTCTTATCAGTTACACAACCAATGCTTTCCCGGGAGAATATGTCCCAACAGTTTTTGACAACTACTCGAGCCAGGTGATTGTAGATGGTATGACGGTATCTTTGGGACTGTGGGATACAGCCGGTCAAGAAGATTACGAGTAAGCCACTGCCGTCTAGACATGGTGGCATCATCTGATTGCCGCATCCAATAGCCGTCTTCGACCTTTATCCTACCCGCAGACTGatgtcttccttctctgctTTTCCGTCGTCTCCCCTGCTTCCTTTGAAAACGTCCGAACCAAAGTGAGACAAATTCATAATGACTGATCGATGTGAGATGAACGGGACCACTGACACGCGTGGTTATTAGTGGTATCCTGAAATTCAGCACCATTGTGAGTCGCTATGGTAGCATCCGAAAACTTTACCACTAATCTCAggtttgaaaaaaaaaaaagcacCAGGAACTCCTATCATCCTTGTCGGTACCAAGCTCGATTTGAGAGACGACCCTATGCAGATTGAAAAACTGAGGGAACGAAGGCAAGCGCCCATTGGATATTCTCAAGTGAGTGGGATCGAAAAGAGGTTTGTGACTAAGATCTGACGAGGCGAGGATAGGGCTCATCTATGGCGAATGACATCAAGGCTGCCAAGGTGAGTAAACGCAGTCTAGGGGGGACAGAGCTGGATGCTAATGCAGTAATCGCTCAGTACCTCGAATGCTCGGCTTTGACGCAGAAGAACCTCAAGTCTGTTTTTGACGAGGCTATCCGGACGGTCCGTGAGTGCTATTCATTTTGTCGGCTCCGACTGGGAGGATCTGCAGCTCACAAAGCATTACAGTCAACCCTAATCGACGAGCGGgcaaggcgaagaagagcagcgGATGTCTTGTCATGTAAAACGGCAAACCATTTTAATTGTCTCTggccttttttttggcgTATGTTATGGAACGACAGGGATCTGAACACTGCATTCGACGTCTTTCTCGAATCTCTTTTCTTGCCTTTTCAATAGTATCTGTACTACCAGCTTTCTTTCTTACTCTCAAGAACTGTTCTTCTGAGCCCTTCTCGATACTAAATTCAAGCTATAAGTGGGTTGAATCTTTTACCCTGGCGTGATTTTCCTTTGGCTCCTTTtcttgtcttcttttttcatttttgTGTGATATGATAATGATAGGATGAACTATGTGATGGAATGCATTTGATCTGGTATTATGCGGAGATAAATAATCATACAACTGCGACAGCCAAGAAGGCGATTAACATTGTCCTACTTGAGGATTGAATTTGAATatgaaaggagaagacatACCAAATACACATGGAATTAGCCAGGCCATCAAGCTGCCCTGTCATTTTACGAAAGACACTTtattcctcgtcttcttcctcttctggaGGTCTGAGAGTTTGCATCAGACCCATCGCCCTCACCAGAAACGGTTTGAGTTCACACAGTTCCAAGGGAGTGAGATTGGTCACCTATACCGTATCTAGTCAAATGGCGTCGCAAGGCCACGGGGCACagcgaggaaaagggcatTACCTGGAGATAGTCGTTTTGCAAGACATCCTCGCTCTGCAGGCCCATCCTAATTTTTGCTTGCCTGACTTCTCGAATGTCTTTTAATAATGACCGGAGAAGAGTGGGTTGAGATAAATCGTCCGATGCGCTTAAAAACCAGTTCAACTCTTGTTGACTATTTTTCGGGGTGAGGGTATGGGCGATGGACTTACATGTCCAGCAAGACCTTGCTGATCTCCATAAACCGCCGCGGTAATCGCTCAAACCCTTCAGAATTCTCCTTTTCGTCTCTGAGGAATGCTTGTAATCTCTCTACGGGCCATTTGGACGCGGTTCGATCTGAATCAGCCGGCATTTTCGGTAACGATCGCGGCCGCACGTACCGGCAGAAAGCCATTCGGGCGGCACTATTCTgcatttcctcttcttcttgaggGACAGCCCGAGCCACAGCGGGACTCTAGAAGCTGAAGGCGGCCTGAATGGCCCATATATACCCTACGGCGACGGCGCGTCAGCATGTGCGGTGTGCGGATCCGCGGACTGACGCTGATGAGCCGGACCCGCGTCATGGAGAAGAGCGGGACGATGCTGATATGGTCGTGTTCTGCGAGGAAGGCGAGCTCGTCGGGGGTGAGCGCCGGGTGGAGCGTCTTGGGGAGGGCCATGGCGGCGTGCGGGGAAGAGGTGCGAGGATGCAAAGGCAGTCGACTGCGCCCTACGCGTCGCGGTAGCGCACTATTTGCTTCCGCGGGGGCGATCTCTTGTTCGGTTTCAGAATAGAGTTTTACCAGCGCCCCATCACCGCACTGCTGCtcgtctttctcctccatcgtCCACCCCCACGTGGCACAGCAGCTAGTCCCCGAGCCATGCTCAGAGAAGCCAAGGTCGGACTCGACACCCCGTCTTCCGCCCCCCGCGCCTTTTCCGGTACGTCCCCGCCCCGCCTTCCACGCTTACCCCCGCAGGTGTGTCCCGCCGCATATGGCTCCTGGTCGCCGTCGTCCTAGGCATATTCACCTTCTCccgtctcctcttccgtacgcccctccccccccgCCCGGCCCATCCCGCTGACTTGCCCTGTAGCCGCGCACGACCCCCTCTCGTCCCTCGGCGTAGGCCTCCTTACCTCAAAAGACTATCTCAACGCGTCCGCCACAGACCCCGCCCCATTCGAGTTCTGTCCCGTGTTTGGGCCCGGCGACGAGGTTGCCGCCAGGCGGGGGCAGTGGGGGCTGCTGAGAAGCAGACTGCACATGGGCAGCGGCGCCCGCGTGCAGAGAGTGGTCCAGAAGGCCATGGCCGGATTGCCCGTCACGATCAGTGTCCTGGGCGGCTCAGGTGCGTTTTCCAGCTGTGCCACGTGGTTTGTGCTGGCTGAGCTGACGCGGGCCCGTAGTGTCCGCATGCCACGGTGCTGGCAACGACCCGGTATCGCCCGGATGCTACCCAGCGCAGTTCTTTGACTGGTGGAACTCGGTTTTCCCGCACCCGTCCTCGGAACTTACAAACGGAGCCTCGCGACGTACCGACTCTGCCTACTTTGCGTACTGCTCCACCCACCACCTGCCTGATCAAACCGATCTCGTCATTCTCGAGTTTGATGCGTCTGACCCCAAGTGAGTACCTTTACGGCCTTTTGAGATCGAGCTGATAAAAGCAGCGACCCCGAGTGGCTCGCTCATTTCGAGCTGCTCGTCAGAAGCATCCTTGTGAGACCTGATCAGCCCGCTGTTATCGTTTTGGGACACTTTTCGCCTCAAATCCAGGCCCAAAATGGTTTTGCCGGTCCCGAGTTATTACATACCGTGGTGGCTCAGTTCTACGACGTCCCCCATATCAGGTCAGTTTCATATCTTTTGACAGCCGTGGCATTTCTGATGAAAGAGTGACAACAGCGCCAAGGGAGTCTTATATGGCGACTACCTCGCTGAACCCGAAGCAGCTCGAaacaccttcttcaccgaCCCTATCCTCGCCAACCCTACCGGCCACGGAGTCATTGCCGATGTCCTCATTTCTTACATGCAGTCTCAAATATGTGCCGGATGGGCCGCCACTATGGGCCACGCATTCGATGTTCCTTATATGGGTGCACCCGCGCTCGAAGATAATCTCGCCGGTGCGGGCATTCAGAGTGAGGAAGACCTAGAGTCCGAGGGAGGTGGCTTGGCCGCCAAGTTGCGAGCAATCAAGGTGCCGCAGGCGATGCTCTCCGACCGTCCCAGTGATATCCTCAAGTTCCGAGAAGTTGCGCCTTTTTGTGTCTCTGCGAACGATTTGGTGAACCCTTTGCCCCCAAGCCACTTTTACGGCTCCGGATGGCATGCATACCACCCAAGTAAAGGAGCCTCAGACGACGAGAAGCATTACTGGTATTCTGATATTGGTGGTAGTAAGATGAGAGTGCCTGTGACGTTGAGCGCGGGCGATGTGGCTATTTACTATTTACAGTGAGTTGCCTGTCTGCGGctaaaaagaaaaagaaaaagggaaa from Cryptococcus neoformans var. neoformans JEC21 chromosome 3 sequence includes the following:
- a CDS encoding small GTPase, putative; translation: MATTRNIKCVVVGDGAVGKTCLLISYTTNAFPGEYVPTVFDNYSSQVIVDGMTVSLGLWDTAGQEDYDRLRPLSYPQTDVFLLCFSVVSPASFENVRTKWYPEIQHHSPGTPIILVGTKLDLRDDPMQIEKLRERRQAPIGYSQGSSMANDIKAAKYLECSALTQKNLKSVFDEAIRTVLNPNRRAGKAKKSSGCLVM
- a CDS encoding capsular associated protein; translated protein: MLREAKVGLDTPSSAPRAFSGVSRRIWLLVAVVLGIFTFSRLLFPAHDPLSSLGVGLLTSKDYLNASATDPAPFEFCPVFGPGDEVAARRGQWGLLRSRLHMGSGARVQRVVQKAMAGLPVTISVLGGSVSACHGAGNDPVSPGCYPAQFFDWWNSVFPHPSSELTNGASRRTDSAYFAYCSTHHLPDQTDLVILEFDASDPNDPEWLAHFELLVRSILVRPDQPAVIVLGHFSPQIQAQNGFAGPELLHTVVAQFYDVPHISAKGVLYGDYLAEPEAARNTFFTDPILANPTGHGVIADVLISYMQSQICAGWAATMGHAFDVPYMGAPALEDNLAGAGIQSEEDLESEGGGLAAKLRAIKVPQAMLSDRPSDILKFREVAPFCVSANDLVNPLPPSHFYGSGWHAYHPSKGASDDEKHYWYSDIGGSKMRVPVTLSAGDVAIYYLQSPAENPLGRAACWVDDNFASAVELSGVSDVQEATPTLTLIDENVSTGSHYVECVLLGKEGEKTAPFKMLGVFGT